In one window of Acanthopagrus latus isolate v.2019 chromosome 15, fAcaLat1.1, whole genome shotgun sequence DNA:
- the mea1 gene encoding male-enhanced antigen 1 isoform X2 produces MDLSCRFWSQKDVQVTEKNNRFRLNPVLLLINKVSLWMEVWSSAMGPERVLPNSEDELGEDERPGEGGLLPVWNGGEGGGEGEGGEMELDGEEEEEEEEEENSGGYYYQPLNQEPEQAGEEGEDNAASHNEQLQQVQQRIEVMGLHLPEAPPPDSDEEEDPEGAAAQRSRASIPMDADHVELVKRTMAAVALPSLGVPSWAQEISDDQWKDMVQNTLQSRQSAPALRLGRRSNINGP; encoded by the exons ATGGATCTCAGCTGCAGGTTCTGGAGCCAGAAGGACGTTCAGGTTACTGAGAAGAACAACCGGTTCCGTTTGAATCCAGTTCTGTTGTTGATCAACAAG gtCAGTCTGTGGATGGAAGTGTGGAGCTCGGCGATGGGACCGGAGAGAGTCTTACCGAACTCTGAGGACGAGTTGGGGGAGGACGAGCGTCCGGGGGAGGGAGGTCTGCTGCCAGTGTGGAATgggggggaaggagggggggagggggaagggggagagatggagctggacggagaggaggaggaggaggaggaggaggaggaaaacagtggAGGATATTACTACCAGCCTCTGAACCAGGAGCCGGAGCaggcgggggaggagggggaggacaaCGCCGCCTCCCACaacgagcagctgcagcaggtgcagcaaAGGATTGAG gtgatgGGTCTGCACCTCCCTGAAGCTCCTCCCCCTGACAGCGACGAGGAGGAGGACCCTGAAGGAGCGGCAGCTCAGAGGAGTCGAGCCTCCATCCCGATGGATGCAG ACCACGTGGAGCTGGTGAAGAGGACAATGGCGGCCGTGGCGTTACCGTCTCTCGGCGTGCCGTCGTGGGCTCAAGAGATCTCTGACGACCAGTGGAAGGACATGGTCCAGAACACGCTGCAGAGCAGGCAGAGCGCACCGGCACTACGCCTCGGACGAAGGAGCAACATCAACGGACCCTGA
- the mea1 gene encoding male-enhanced antigen 1 isoform X1 — protein MDLSCRFWSQKDVQVTEKNNRFRLNPVLLLINKVLRVSLWMEVWSSAMGPERVLPNSEDELGEDERPGEGGLLPVWNGGEGGGEGEGGEMELDGEEEEEEEEEENSGGYYYQPLNQEPEQAGEEGEDNAASHNEQLQQVQQRIEVMGLHLPEAPPPDSDEEEDPEGAAAQRSRASIPMDADHVELVKRTMAAVALPSLGVPSWAQEISDDQWKDMVQNTLQSRQSAPALRLGRRSNINGP, from the exons ATGGATCTCAGCTGCAGGTTCTGGAGCCAGAAGGACGTTCAGGTTACTGAGAAGAACAACCGGTTCCGTTTGAATCCAGTTCTGTTGTTGATCAACAAGGTTTTGAGA gtCAGTCTGTGGATGGAAGTGTGGAGCTCGGCGATGGGACCGGAGAGAGTCTTACCGAACTCTGAGGACGAGTTGGGGGAGGACGAGCGTCCGGGGGAGGGAGGTCTGCTGCCAGTGTGGAATgggggggaaggagggggggagggggaagggggagagatggagctggacggagaggaggaggaggaggaggaggaggaggaaaacagtggAGGATATTACTACCAGCCTCTGAACCAGGAGCCGGAGCaggcgggggaggagggggaggacaaCGCCGCCTCCCACaacgagcagctgcagcaggtgcagcaaAGGATTGAG gtgatgGGTCTGCACCTCCCTGAAGCTCCTCCCCCTGACAGCGACGAGGAGGAGGACCCTGAAGGAGCGGCAGCTCAGAGGAGTCGAGCCTCCATCCCGATGGATGCAG ACCACGTGGAGCTGGTGAAGAGGACAATGGCGGCCGTGGCGTTACCGTCTCTCGGCGTGCCGTCGTGGGCTCAAGAGATCTCTGACGACCAGTGGAAGGACATGGTCCAGAACACGCTGCAGAGCAGGCAGAGCGCACCGGCACTACGCCTCGGACGAAGGAGCAACATCAACGGACCCTGA
- the mea1 gene encoding male-enhanced antigen 1 isoform X3, with the protein MEVWSSAMGPERVLPNSEDELGEDERPGEGGLLPVWNGGEGGGEGEGGEMELDGEEEEEEEEEENSGGYYYQPLNQEPEQAGEEGEDNAASHNEQLQQVQQRIEVMGLHLPEAPPPDSDEEEDPEGAAAQRSRASIPMDADHVELVKRTMAAVALPSLGVPSWAQEISDDQWKDMVQNTLQSRQSAPALRLGRRSNINGP; encoded by the exons ATGGAAGTGTGGAGCTCGGCGATGGGACCGGAGAGAGTCTTACCGAACTCTGAGGACGAGTTGGGGGAGGACGAGCGTCCGGGGGAGGGAGGTCTGCTGCCAGTGTGGAATgggggggaaggagggggggagggggaagggggagagatggagctggacggagaggaggaggaggaggaggaggaggaggaaaacagtggAGGATATTACTACCAGCCTCTGAACCAGGAGCCGGAGCaggcgggggaggagggggaggacaaCGCCGCCTCCCACaacgagcagctgcagcaggtgcagcaaAGGATTGAG gtgatgGGTCTGCACCTCCCTGAAGCTCCTCCCCCTGACAGCGACGAGGAGGAGGACCCTGAAGGAGCGGCAGCTCAGAGGAGTCGAGCCTCCATCCCGATGGATGCAG ACCACGTGGAGCTGGTGAAGAGGACAATGGCGGCCGTGGCGTTACCGTCTCTCGGCGTGCCGTCGTGGGCTCAAGAGATCTCTGACGACCAGTGGAAGGACATGGTCCAGAACACGCTGCAGAGCAGGCAGAGCGCACCGGCACTACGCCTCGGACGAAGGAGCAACATCAACGGACCCTGA
- the ppp2r5d gene encoding serine/threonine-protein phosphatase 2A 56 kDa regulatory subunit delta isoform, translating to MPNKTKKEKETTKAAKSSMKNSNSSSSAGGKDAAAENTEEAQQQQQSGSKRPSNSTPPPTQLNKIKYSGGPQLVKKERRQSSSRFSLTKNRELQKLPALKDSPLMEREELFVQKLRQCCVLFDFVSDPLSDLKYKEVKRAGLNEMVEYITHNSDVVTESIYPEAVLMFSVNLFRTLPPSSNPTGAEFDPEEDEPTLEAAWPHLQLVYEFFLRFLESPDFQPNVAKKYIDQKFVMSLLELFDSEDPRERDFLKTILHRIYGKFLGLRAYIRRQINNIFYRFIYETEHHNGIAELLEILGSIINGFALPLKEEHKMFLIRVLLPLHKVKSLSVYHPQLAYCVVQFLEKDSSLTEPVIMGLLKFWPKTHSPKEVMFLNELEEILDVIEPSEFVKVQEPLFRQLAKCVSSPHFQVAERALYYWNNEYIMSLISDNAAKILPIMFPALYKNSKSHWNKTIHGLIYNALKLFMEMNQKLFDDCTQQYKAEKQKEKYKLKEREEIWHKIEELARQNPQSNKLHPLRPGLHPQEEYMLYSDSSTVAVYSMETETPTAEDIQLLKKTVESEASQGQKDLKKDKVLMRRKSELPQDVYTIKALEAHKRAEEYLTANQEAL from the exons ATGCCGAACAAAACCAAGAAGGAGAAG GAAACAACCAAAGCTGCTAAAAGCAGCATGaagaacagcaacagcagcagcagcgcaggAGGGAaagatgctgcagctgaaaacacagaggag gcccagcagcagcagcagagtggcagtAAGCGTCCCAGTAACAgcactcctcctcctactcAGCTCAATAAGATCAAGTACTCTGGAGGTCCTCAGCTAGTGAAGAAGGAGCGCCGCCAGAGCTCGTCACGCTTCAGCCTCACCAagaacagagagctgcagaagcTACCTGCACTCAAAG ACTCCCCCCTGATGGAGCGTGAGGAGCTGTTTGTCCAGAAGCTGCGTCAGTGCTGCGTCCTTTTCGACTTCGTCAGCGACCCGCTCAGCGACCTCAAGTACAAAGAGGTGAAGAGAGCCGGACTCAACGAGATGGTGGAGTACATCACACACAACAGTGACGTGGTGACAGAGTCCATCTACCCGGAGGCCGTCCTCATG tttTCAGTGAACTTGTTCCGGACTCTTCCTCCGTCCTCCAACCCGACTGGAGCTGAGTTTGATCCTGAGGAGGATGAACCAACGCTGGAGGCTGCCTGGCCTCACCTGCAG CTCGTGTACGAGTTCTTCCTCCGCTTCCTGGAGTCTCCAGACTTTCAGCCGAACGTCGCCAAAAAGTACATCGACCAGAAGTTTGTAATGTCG ctgctggagctgtttGACAGTGAGgatcccagagagagagactttctGAAGACCATCCTCCACCGGATCTACGGCAAGTTCCTCGGCCTCCGTGCCTACATCCGCCGCCAGATCAACAACATCTTCTACAG ATTCATCTACGAGACAGAACATCACAACGGCATCGCTGAGCTGCTGGAGATACTGGGGAg CATCATCAACGGCTTCGCTCTGCCGCTGAAAGAAGAACACAAGATGTTTCTGATCAGAGTTCTGCTGCCGCTGCACAAAGTCAAGTCCCTGAGTGTCTACCACCCTCAG CTGGCGTACTGTGTGGTCCAGTTCCTGGAGAAGGACAGCAGTCTGACGGAGCCG GTCATCATGGGGCTGCTGAAGTTCTGGCCGAAGACTCACAGTCCAAAGGAGGTGATGTTCCTGAACGAGCTGGAGGAGATCCTGGACGTCATCGAGCCCTCGGAGTTCGTCAAAGTCCAGGAGCCGCTCTTCAGACAGCTCGCCAAGTGTGTGTCCAGCCCACACTTCCAG gtggcaGAGAGAGCTCTGTATTACTGGAACAACGAGTACATCATGAGTCTGATCAGTGACAACGCTGCCAAGATCCTCCCCATCATGTTTCCTGCCCTCTACAAGAACTCCAAGAGCCACTGGAacaa GACGATCCACGGTCTGATCTACAACGCCCTGAAACTCTTCATGGAGATGAACCAGAAGCTGTTTGATGACTGCACGCAGCAGTACAAGGCTGAGAAAcaaaa agagaAGTATAagctgaaggagagagaggagatctGGCACAAGATAGAAGAGTTGGCCAGACAGAATCCACAG AGCAACAAGCTCCACCCCCTCCGCCCTGGACTCCACCCACAGGAAGAG tacatgCTGTACAGTGACAGTAGTACTGTTGCTGTGTACTCGATGGAGACAGAGACTCCGACAGCTGAAGACAtccagctgctgaagaagaCTGTGGAGAGCGAGGCCTCTCAG ggtCAGAAAGACCTGAAGAAAGACAAAGTCCTGATGAGGAGGAAGTCGGAGCTCCCTCAGGACGTCTACACCATCAAAGCTCTGGAGGCTCACAAGAGAGCCGAGGAGTACctgacagccaatcaggaggCTCTCTGA